A single genomic interval of Litoreibacter ponti harbors:
- a CDS encoding DMT family transporter, with amino-acid sequence MPTHYFYLIIAVAAETIGTSSIQASQQFTRFGPSLLAVMSFAVAFYFLGLTLKYMPVGVMYALWSGLGIVFIALIGWLYFGQKLDLAALLGMGLIVAGIVVINLFSSTAHH; translated from the coding sequence ATGCCCACCCACTACTTCTACCTGATCATCGCCGTCGCGGCGGAGACCATCGGCACCTCTTCGATCCAGGCGTCTCAGCAGTTTACGCGGTTTGGGCCGTCCCTGCTTGCGGTGATGAGTTTCGCGGTGGCGTTCTACTTCCTCGGCCTCACGCTGAAATACATGCCCGTGGGTGTGATGTACGCGCTGTGGTCGGGCCTGGGCATCGTCTTCATCGCGCTGATCGGCTGGCTCTATTTCGGTCAGAAGCTTGACCTTGCGGCCCTGCTGGGCATGGGGCTGATCGTGGCGGGGATCGTGGTGATCAACCTGTTCTCCAGCACGGCGCACCATTGA
- a CDS encoding NADP-dependent isocitrate dehydrogenase — translation MSKIKVENPVVELDGDEMTRIIWQFIKDKLILPYLDIDLKYYDLGIEARDETDDQITIDAAEAIKKYGVGVKCATITPDEARVEEFGLKKMWRSPNGTIRNILGGVVFRQPIICKNVPRLVPGWTQPIVIGRHAFGDQYKATDMKFPGPGKLTMKFVGEDGTVDEREVFDAPASGVFMGMYNLDASIIDFARASLNYGLNIGWPVYLSTKNTILKQYDGRFLELFQQVYEEEFEEKFRAKGIYYEHRLIDDMVACAMKWNGGFVWACKNYDGDVQSDTVAQGFGSLGLMTSQLMTPDGKIVEAEAAHGTVTRHYRQHQKGEATSTNSIASIFAWTGGLRHRAKLDSNAQLMTFADTLEKVIVDTVESGFMTKDLALLVGPDQKWMTTEGFLQKIDENLNAAM, via the coding sequence ATGAGCAAAATCAAGGTAGAGAACCCCGTCGTCGAGCTCGACGGCGACGAGATGACCCGCATCATCTGGCAGTTCATCAAGGACAAGCTGATCCTGCCCTATCTCGACATCGACCTGAAATACTACGACCTGGGGATCGAGGCGCGCGACGAGACCGACGACCAGATCACCATCGACGCGGCCGAGGCGATCAAGAAATACGGCGTCGGCGTCAAATGCGCGACAATCACGCCCGACGAGGCCCGGGTCGAGGAGTTTGGCCTGAAGAAAATGTGGCGCTCGCCCAATGGCACGATCCGCAACATCCTGGGCGGCGTGGTGTTCCGCCAGCCGATCATCTGCAAGAACGTGCCGCGACTGGTGCCGGGCTGGACCCAGCCCATCGTCATCGGTCGCCACGCCTTTGGCGACCAGTACAAAGCCACGGACATGAAATTCCCCGGGCCGGGCAAGCTGACGATGAAGTTCGTGGGCGAAGACGGCACCGTGGACGAGCGCGAGGTGTTCGACGCCCCGGCGTCGGGCGTCTTCATGGGCATGTACAACCTCGACGCGTCGATCATCGACTTCGCGCGGGCCTCGCTGAATTACGGCCTGAACATCGGCTGGCCGGTCTACCTGTCCACCAAGAACACGATCCTCAAGCAATATGACGGCCGGTTCCTGGAGCTGTTTCAGCAGGTCTACGAGGAAGAGTTCGAAGAGAAGTTCAGGGCCAAGGGCATCTACTACGAGCACCGCCTGATCGACGATATGGTCGCCTGCGCGATGAAGTGGAACGGCGGCTTCGTGTGGGCGTGCAAAAACTACGATGGTGACGTGCAGTCCGATACCGTGGCCCAAGGGTTCGGCTCGCTGGGTCTGATGACCTCGCAGCTGATGACGCCCGACGGCAAGATCGTCGAGGCCGAGGCGGCCCACGGCACCGTCACCCGCCACTACCGCCAGCATCAGAAGGGCGAGGCGACGTCCACCAACTCCATCGCGTCGATCTTTGCGTGGACCGGCGGCCTGCGGCACCGCGCCAAGCTCGACAGCAACGCGCAGCTGATGACCTTTGCCGATACGCTGGAGAAGGTGATCGTCGACACGGTGGAAAGCGGTTTCATGACCAAGGACCTCGCCCTGCTGGTCGGCCCCGACCAGAAATGGATGACGACCGAGGGCTTCTTGCAGAAGATCGACGAAAACCTAAACGCGGCGATGTAA
- a CDS encoding YitT family protein codes for MAKPIEHSLLEDAQAFVLGTSMCALGVAMLTHLGLITGQTAGLAVLLSYVTGWSFGAVFFVVNLPFYVLAWLQLGPRFTIKSFIAVALLSAISEIMPDHLSFAHLSPWLGALLIGASIGLGLIVLFRHGASLGGIGVLALFLQERAGIQAGWVQLGFDVALFAAAFAVVAPDIVAYSLAGAVVVNLIVAVNHRKDRYIGR; via the coding sequence ATGGCCAAACCCATCGAACACAGCCTTCTAGAAGACGCGCAGGCCTTTGTGCTTGGGACCTCGATGTGCGCGCTTGGGGTCGCTATGCTGACGCATCTGGGGCTCATCACCGGGCAGACCGCCGGGCTCGCCGTGCTGCTCAGCTACGTCACCGGCTGGTCCTTCGGCGCGGTCTTTTTCGTGGTAAACCTGCCGTTCTATGTGCTTGCCTGGCTGCAGCTTGGGCCGCGCTTCACCATCAAGAGCTTCATCGCCGTGGCGCTGCTCTCGGCCATCTCAGAAATCATGCCCGATCATCTGAGCTTTGCGCATCTCTCGCCCTGGCTAGGGGCGCTTCTGATCGGGGCCTCCATCGGGTTGGGGCTGATCGTGTTGTTTCGCCACGGGGCGAGCCTTGGCGGGATCGGGGTGCTTGCGTTGTTCCTGCAAGAGCGCGCGGGCATTCAGGCGGGGTGGGTGCAGCTTGGCTTCGATGTCGCGCTCTTTGCCGCGGCCTTCGCGGTGGTCGCGCCGGATATTGTCGCCTACTCTTTGGCGGGCGCGGTGGTGGTCAACCTGATCGTCGCCGTCAACCACCGCAAGGATCGCTACATAGGACGCTGA
- a CDS encoding HD domain-containing protein codes for MTNRLSAQMAFLVEADRLKTVLRGTTLNDGSRRENSGEHSWHIALYAMVLAEHSTRPINIDRVIKMLLIHDLVEIDAGDNPIHGDHDPAEMETIEQAAADRLFGLLPTEQARDFRALWDEFEAAETDDAVFAKSIDRVQPVVANLESGGGTWPAYNVTQQQLETRVGVKVRRGAPALWDHLSGRIADWFKSNAI; via the coding sequence ATGACCAATCGCCTTTCCGCCCAGATGGCCTTCCTCGTTGAGGCCGACCGCCTGAAGACCGTCCTCCGCGGCACCACGCTCAACGACGGCTCGCGGCGCGAAAACTCGGGCGAGCACAGCTGGCACATTGCCCTTTACGCCATGGTGCTGGCGGAACATTCCACCAGGCCTATCAATATCGACCGGGTGATCAAAATGCTGCTGATCCACGACCTGGTAGAGATCGACGCGGGCGACAATCCGATCCATGGCGATCACGACCCCGCCGAGATGGAAACGATCGAGCAAGCCGCCGCCGACCGCCTATTTGGCCTGTTGCCGACCGAGCAAGCGCGCGACTTTCGCGCGCTTTGGGACGAGTTCGAGGCCGCCGAGACCGATGACGCCGTCTTCGCCAAGTCCATCGACCGGGTCCAGCCGGTCGTGGCCAACCTCGAAAGCGGTGGCGGCACGTGGCCCGCATATAACGTCACGCAGCAGCAGCTGGAGACCCGCGTGGGCGTCAAGGTCCGCCGCGGCGCCCCTGCCCTTTGGGATCACCTGAGCGGAAGGATCGCGGATTGGTTCAAATCCAACGCAATCTGA